In Corylus avellana chromosome ca2, CavTom2PMs-1.0, the following proteins share a genomic window:
- the LOC132172891 gene encoding pathogenesis-related protein PRB1-3-like has product MSNTIVVLVCVLSLSLALVSHAGSMAQVFVKLHNKVRKEVGHGIGPLEWNSTLQSYAGAYARYQESRGCKHAHSNGPYGENIFWGFGEGWMDPKAAMITWVDEEKDYYDYKTNTCLENKDCWHYTQVIWKNTNQLGCALANCPDSSVFITCNYYPPGNYIGERPY; this is encoded by the coding sequence atgtcaaataCCATAGTAGTTTTGGTTTGTGTTCTGAGTCTATCCCTGGCTCTTGTTTCCCATGCCGGATCCATGGCTCAAGTCTTCGTTAAGCTCCACAACAAAGTCCGTAAAGAGGTTGGGCATGGAATTGGTCCCTTAGAGTGGAACTCAACCCTACAATCGTACGCCGGTGCCTACGCTCGATACCAGGAATCCAGAGGTTGCAAGCATGCCCACTCCAATGGGCCCTACGGTGAGAACATTTTCTGGGGCTTCGGTGAGGGGTGGATGGATCCGAAGGCTGCGATGATAACTTGGGTTGATGAGGAGAAGGACTATTACGATTACAAGACCAATACTTGCTTGGAGAACAAGGACTGCTGGCATTACACCCAAGTGATATGGAAGAATACCAATCAGCTTGGTTGTGCTCTCGCTAATTGCCCGGATTCTTCAGTCTTCATCACCTGTAACTATTATCCTCCAGGGAATTATATAGGAGAAAGACCATACTGA